ACGGAGGTCATGTGGTAGGGAACGTCGAAATAAGCCATGCCGAGGAACGCTCCCGCCACGGCGTACCCGATCAACGAATTTTGCACCATCGAGGCCAGTTCCTTGGCCCATACGAGATCGGGTCGTGATCGCACCATGCGGAGGATCCTTCGGCCCAGAAGGAAGGCCTGGACAAACAGCAGAATGAAAAGCGTAAACCCGGGAATTCCCTGTTCCGCCAGAACTTCGAAGTAGATGCTGTGGGCATCGTGTACCTCTTTGACCGGGGCATAGAGATCGAAGTTGGCTTTGGTGAAGGCCGAAAAACCCGCACCCAGGATGGGTCGATCCGCCACCAGGTTCAGTGCGAAAAGCCAGGAGTTGATGCGTCCGCTGACCGAGGCGTCCTCGGCAACGACCTCTTCCTGTGAAAACATGGTGATGCCCAGCATGCGTTCCTGCCATTTTTCCGGCATGAAAACAAAGCCAAGCTGGGCAACGATGGCCAGAATGAAAAGAATCGAAAAGCGCCGGTTGGTCTTCCACACCATCGACAGCCCCATAACCATCAAGCCTACCAACCCCCCTCGGGAGTAGGTGCCGATGATGGTCACCAAATTCAGGAACATCACCACCAGCATGCCTATTTTATAGATCGGTTTGTCCAGCCTCAGGTAGACATAGTAGAGGAGCGGCATGGCCATGAGGATGGCCAGGGCCATGGTGTTGTTGTCCCCGAAAAAGCTGTCGTCCGGTCCGTAAACGTGATAGCTGCCACCATACAGGAGGGTGAACAGTCCTCCTTTGACCCCCCAGAATCCCAAAGAAAGGGCAATCACCCAGACCAGGGCTTCGATCCATTTCCTATCCCGAATCACCAGAAGGGTGACGAGAATCATGGCCTGGATCTTCATGGTGCGCTGCCATTCCCAAAGCGCTTTGCCACTCAAGGCAAAATAGGTGGTTAGACAGATCCAAAACACGAAAAACAACCAGGTAATGGTAACGTTAGTTATTGGAATCTTTTTCGCAATATCTTTGGCGAAAAAGATTCCCAAAATGGTTGCAATAGCCACAATATAGTTGAAGCGGAACTCATAGGCGAAGCTCCAGGTCAGTCGATGCGGATTCATGTAGCTGATCCAGGTCCACATCAACAAACCGATCTGTGGCCGCATGAAACAGATCGGCAACATGGCGAAAATGAACAGGGTCAGAATGATATCCCTCATGCCTTCCCATCCCGCAGTCGAAACAGCCGCTGATACAACGCCTCATACCCGGCCACGCTGACCTGCCAGGTTCGCTCCCGGACCACCTGATCCCGAGCCTGGCGACAGATCTGCGGCCAGGAGGCCCGATCGGCGATCCGCCTGATCAGACAATCCGCCAGCGCGGCGACATCGTCCGCCGGAAACAGCCACCCGGTGGAACCGTGCCGGATCAATTCCCGGTGACCGGAAATATCCGAAGCCGCCACCAGCTTGCCGCTGGCCATAGCCTCCAGGGGTTTCAGCGGGGTGACCAGCTCGGTGAGACGAATGGCCTGTCGGGGATAGACGAAGATCTCGATCCGATCATAGTAGCGACCCACCTCCTGATGCGCCACCCGTCCCGGAAGAATAACCGACTCCTGCAAACCCAGCACGGCAACCTGACGACGCAGGGCCTCCTCTTCCGGACCACCCCCCACCAGGAAGAGCCGGGTGTCGGGCAGAACCCGCAACAGCGCCGGCATGGCGGCGATCAGGGTATCCAACCCTTCGTAGGCATAAAAGGAGCCGATGAAACCCAGGGTGGCGCCACGACGGGAAGGATCCGCATCCGGCATGGCCCGTGGCGGAAAAGCCTCCACATCGACGCCGTTGGGAATCACCACCAGACGCTCCGCATCCAGCCCCCCCCGCGAAAGCACCTCCTCTTTCAGCCCCTGACAGATGACCGCCACGCCCTGGGCCCGTCTCAAGACATGGGTCTCCAGGGCCCGGGTCAGGCGATAGCGCAAATCCCCTTGCCGACAGGTGCCGTGGCTGACCGCCGCATCCTCCCAGAAGGCCCGGATCTCGTAGACCACCGGAATGCCTTGCGCGGCCCCCAGAGCCGCCACACCGTTCAGCGCCGGGGAGTGGGCATGGATCAGATCCGGACGGCAGAGCGGAATCACCTCCCGCAGGCGGCGCTTCATGGCCCGGATATCCAGCAGGGGCTTGAGCCAGTCGTTGCCGGTTCGGGGGGCGGGGGTGCGCAGAAAGGTGAACTCCCCCACCGTCTCTTCGAGCCGGTCGCCGCTGTTCTGCCGGGGACCGGTCAGCGCCGTCACCTCCCATCCCAGACGACGCTGTTCCCGCAGAATGGCGGCGCTGCGAAAGGTGTATCCGCTTTGCAGGGGCAGGGAGTGGTCGAAAAGGTGCAGAATGCGCATCAGTCGTAACCCAGTATGGAGCGAAACAGAGTCTCCTGACCCCGGGTGGTGGCCTGCCAGGAAAAGTGTTCGGCGTGACGCCGCACGGCTGCCCGATCGGTCGGGGTGGCCAGCCAGCGCCGACAGGTCTCCACCAGGGCTTCGACGCTCCGTTCGGGCCAAAGGTAGCCCGCATCGGGGCTGTTGACCACCTCCGGCGTGCCCCAGACGGGGGTGGCCAGCACCGGGGTGCCGCAAGCCATGGCTTCCAGCAGCACGTTGGCCCAGCCTTCCCGATCGGAAGCCAGAACCAGGGCATCCGCGCCGTTGAACCAGAGCGGCATGCGTTCCCTCGGTTGCAGGCCGGCGAAGCGCACCCGATCCGCAACACCCAGGCGAAGGGCCAGTTGTTCCAAAGCTCCCCTTTCGGGCCCCTCCCCCACGATGACCAGATGAACTTCCGGCAGAAACGGCAGCGCCCCGATCACCAGATCGTGACCCTTGCGCGCCACCAGATGACCGGCGGAAAGCAGCACCGTGCCGTGCAACCCCAGCTCGCGACGCAACATCACCCGATCCATCGGGCGGAAGTGGTCCGGATCGACCCCGTTGCGCAGAACCGTGATCTTGTCCGCAGCCATGCCCAGATCGATCAGCGCCTCCCGCAGGGCCTGGCAGACCGTGATGACCGCCGCCGCCTGCCGGCCCGCCCAGAGGATACGGCGGCGTGGCAGCGGATCGCGAGGAATCAGGTTGACATCGGTGCCCCGGGCGGTGATGACCACCGGAACGCCCAACCTCTGGCCCAGAAGCGCCGCCGCAACGCCGTCCGGGTAGAAATAGTGGGCATCGATCAGTTGAAAATCGTGGCCTTCGCGACGCACCTGCCTCACACTTCCCCAGGAGGCCGCCGCCAGGGTCCAGGGGGTCAGGTGCATGCCTATCCGGGGAATCACCAGGTAACGGGGGTGGCTGATGCGCAGACCGTGGCGCTCTTCGAAACGGGGCACCCGGCAGAAGGCGCCATACCGACCGAACCGTTCCGAAGCCAGGGGAAACCAGGGTACCGGCGCCACCACCCGACTCTCCACCCGGCCACCGGCCAGCAGATGACGCAACCGCTCTTCCACGAAAAGCCCGTGCGCGGGCTGTTCCCGATTGGGAAACAGGGTGGAAAAGGTCAATATCTTCATGCAGGCTCTTTCGATGCGGGTCTTTGCGGCGCGGTACAGTTTAGCATCCCGCTTGCTTTCCGGTAAGACGCCATTTACAAAAAAAGAGACGGCGGGCCAGAAGGGGATTTTCCGACCTGCGTCATTTTCAGTCACCTCCAGCCAAGGAACTCCCGTGACCTCCTTTCACGACCTGCTCTGCTGCCCCTCCTGCCGCGGCGCGCTCTCCATCTCCCCGCAAAGCCTCGATTGCCCGACGTGCGACACCCGCTACCCGGTGGTGGACGACATTCCCATCCTGATTCGCGGCATGACCCCCGAAAACCTGGAAAGCCGTTTCACCCGTTATTGGGACTCCACCGCCAAGGCCGATCTTTACGACCGCAAGGTGGAAGGCGGCGACGATCCCTTCGGCGTTTACAATCATGAGTCGGAACTCTACGGCATCACCGCCCTTTGCCGCGCCGACAACCTCGACCTGGTGCTGGACGCCGGTTGCGGCAACGGACGCTTCATGGCCGGCCTCGGCCCGGAAAGTCTCGCCGTGGGTTGCGACGCCTCCCTCAACCTGTTGCGCATCGCCCGCGCCAAGGGTCGGGGCGCCTTCCACGTCTGTTGCGAACTCGAACACCTGCCCTTCCGTAACGACGCCTTCGGCAGCGTCATCAGTTGCCGGGTGCTGCAACATCTGGTGGAACAGGAGCGCGCCGTCAGCGAAATGGCCAGGGTGGTGCGACCCAAGGGAGATCTCATTCTCCAGGTATACAATACCTGGAACCTGAAGACAATATACAAAAATATACGCATGTCACCCATGCGAAAGGTATTCAACTGGCCCTTTCGCAAGCTCTTCCGCTCCATGTCCCCCTTCGACGACTGGGGTCTGGATTACGACCGCTACAACAGTTGGGTCGAACTCTCCCGCTGGATGGGCCGTTCGGGACTGCAGCGGCTGAGTGGACGCGGCGTCGGTTTCGGTTATCACAAATACTTTTTCCAGCCCTTTTTCATCGATGCCGTGCTGCGCAACCACGCCCCGAACTTCCTGAAGGGCTACTACCGCTTCTGCGCCGCTCTGGAGCGCCGGATCGGCTCCCTGCCGCCCTTCCGCTACCTGCTGGAAAAGATCGCCATCCGGGGCAGCAAACCATGAGCGTGCCGTCCAACCCCCTGGGCAAAACCCTCTATCTGGGGTATCGCAACCTGCCCTTCTTCACCCGGACCGCCCGTCGGGAACGTCTCCGGGAACGGGACGGCACGGCAATCGTGGTGCGGGACAACCGCTTCCATGTGCGGGAGGCGGTCGACTGGCTGATCCGGGCCCAGGAGTCGAGCCCCGATCGCGGGGTGGCCCGGGGCTACTCCCTGACCTGGAGCCAACACTTCGACGCCCGGGGCTGGCAACCCTCCTATCCGGAGACCACCGGCTACATCATTCCCACCTTTTTCGACTGCGCCCGCTACCTGAACGATGCCGACCTGGGGCGTCGCGCCCTGGAGATGGCCCATTGGGAGATGGCGGTGCAACTGCCCTCCGGCGCCGTCATGGGAGGTACGGTGGATCGCCGTCCGCCCACCCCGGCGGTTTTCAACACCGGCCAGGTGATTCTGGGCTGGCTGCGCGCCCACCGGGAGAGTGGCGAAAAGGCTTTTCTGGAAGCGGCCCGCCGCGCCGGAGCCTTTCTCGTGGCCAACCAGTCCGCAGACGGCTCCTGGAGCCAGGGCAACTCCCGTTTCGCCAACAGCCGCACCACCACCTACAACAGCCGTGTCGGCTGGGCCCTGATCCTGCTGGGACAACGTTGCGGCGACGACTCCTTCCTGCAGGCCGGGCGGCGTGCCATGCACCACACCCTCTCCCGCCAGCAGGAAAACGGCTGGTTTGCCGACAACTGTCTGTCGGATCCGCAAGCCCCGCTGCTGCACACCATCGTCTACGCCATGGAAGGGCTGGCCGGCGCGGCGGAGGCCCTCGACGAGGCGTCGTGGTGGCAATACGTCATCCTGCCCGCCACCCACCTGCGGGAACGGCTGCCCCCGGATGGCCGTCTGCCGGGACGTTTCAATCCGGCCTGGCAGCCGACCGTCTCCTGGTGCTGCCTGACCGGAAGTGCTCAACTGGCGGGAATCTGGCTGCGATTGGCACAACGGAGCGGCGATCCCTCCTGGACCGAGGCCGCCCGTCGTCTGCTGACCTTTCTCAAAACCACCCAGAACTGCGTGACGGAGCATCCCGGCCTGCGCGGCGGCATCAAGGGATCCCACCCCCTCGACGGGGGATACGGGCCCTACGAACTGCTCAACTGGGCGGCCAAATTCTTCATCGATGCCTTGCTGCTCGACGACGCAACGGATCCAGCAGGCGTTGCGGAATCATCTCCGGCGCCAGGTTGAGCAGCGGGCCCAGCCGGCCCGAACGCCACAACGCGACGATATCCCCCGGAGAGACCATGCCCAGCAGTCGCCTTGCCAGACGGCGGCGCACTTGCGACAACTCCGCCCCGCCGGCATACCGTGCGGCAAAGGCGTGGAACAGGCGGATCAACCGGGCCATGGCGGCCCACTCCGCTTCTCCGAGCCGACGGGGAACAAAACAGGCCAGGGAACGCAGTTGACTCGCCTCCTGCGGAGAGAGGCTCTCCCCGGGAAGCAGATTCCGGTATTGACGCTGCACCAAACCCAGCGCCACCTCCTCCTGCTGATCGCGATGCGATACGCTGATGCGCTTGTCGTGGCGGCGGCAGCCGACCAGCGGTTCCGTCAGATTGGCCCCACGGGTCCGACTCAGCAGGCGTACCCACAGATCGTAATCCTGCGCCCGGGGCAGGCTCTCGTCGTAAGTGAGGCCCAGGGAGCGACGCCACATGACCGCCGAATGGAAAAAAGGATTCTGGAATAACATCTCCCAACGGATGGCCAGATCCCCGGAAACCACCTCCCCCGGTTTCCCCGGCGTTCCCTCCGTCGAAAGCAAAAGACAGTTGCTGCCCAGCAGACCCACCTCGGGATGCGCCTCCAGAAAGGCCACCTGCTTTTGCAACCGTTCGGGAAAGGCGATGTCGTCCGCGTCGAGCCGGGCCAGATAACGGCCCCGCGCCTCCGCCAATCCCCGATTCAGGGAACGGGTCAGGCCGAGGTTTCGGGGATTGGTCAGGCAACGCAGACGCGGTTCCCGGCGTTGCCATTGCCGCAGCAGGTGCGGGGTGGCATCACTGGAACCGTCGTCCACCACCAGCAGTTCGAAATCGCCGAAGGTTTGCCCGGCCACACTCCGCAACGCCGCGTCGAGAAAGTCGGCGCCGTTGAATACGGCCAAAAGAAGCGTGACCGGCGGTTGGGCTTGATCGGTCATCCTGGTCTGCAACCCTTGGGGCATATGTGGTGGAACCAAACCGGTCATCGCCACCATGGTCAAGTATGGATCTCATCGGTGGAGCATGGTACAGTCACGCCATCTCCGGGTCTGTCCCTCCTGGTCGGAGAGTTCCCGGTCCCTCTCCCGCAGGAAGAGGGGATGAATCAACAGACCCGAATGGCTTGCGCCGGATTCAGGATTTGATCGTCTGCAAATCGTCCGCCAATGAATGGCACGTCTCACCCCCTCCTCCCAGGGAGTCGTCATGTCGACCCACTCCGAAACCGATCCGGCGCCAACCTATCCCGTCACGCTTCTGGAACGCAATGGTTCGTTTTTTCTGCATCAACCCGACCTGAATATTCTGCTTTCCGGTGCAACCGCCGACGAGGTGTTGCGCCTCTTCCAGGAAGAATGCCGCCGGCAGTTGGCCCATTACCGCGAATTGGGCCTGCGCCCCCCCCCTGCGGGAGTATTCCCTCCGAAGCAGGCTGCTCAACGGGAAAAACCGGCACGGTATCTCTCCTGGCAGCGCCTGGGAGCCTGGATGCTGCTGACCGCTCTGTTCGCCATTCTTCTCGGCAGCGCCATTCGGGATTCAACCCGTTTGTTAATGCTGTACACACCGGAAGCTGCCGGAAAAATCATGGGGATGACCATAACGGGCATCCAAAAAGGTATTGACCATCTGGCCAATCTCTCCCCACAAGAGAAAAAGGCCTTGCAGGCCAAAGTACACAAAGCCGCGGAAAACCTTCGTCCTCTCAAGGAGGAACTGCGCCTGCTGCTGGCCACCCCCGGGGTGGAGCCTTCCGCCGACAAGGCCTCGATGGCCCCTGTCCCCAGCGCTGCGGGAACAACCACCGTTGACGATGAAGGCGCCGCTCCCCATGGGCATTGACTCTTTGCCCTGGCAAACCTCGGCCGTCGCGCCGGAACTTCGGCGTAAATTCCTTCTTCTGTTCAGTGTCTCCCTGCTCTTTCTGACGCTTCTCTCGATCAACCTGGCCTGGTTGAACCCTTACGGGAACCGGGCACCCAACTTTCGACCGTTCCCCGACAAGGTTCTCATGTGGCAATACGACTCCGATGCCTGGGGCAACTTCTGGTCGGCTGTCTATTTCCCGGACTATTTCAGGGCCGTGCCCACTCGCATCGAACGACCAGCCGCTTTGGTACCCGTGAAGATCATCGGAGAAATCTATTATGCGATACTGCGTTTGATTCCTGTAGGAGACAACTCCCCGGGCCACTTGAAAACGCCGAAAAAGCTGATTCTGGCCATGGCCATGGCCCATTATACCGTCAAATTTTTTCTCTATCTGGTCGGTCTGTGGTTCTTTTACAGAATGCTTCTTTTGCTTGTATCGTGGCCGGTAGCGATGGGGGCTTCAATAATATTATTATTTCATCCGTGGGTAATTATATCTTATACTCATTTTCACCAATATGATTATCAAATCATCAACCCTATCATCATGACCGGGTGTCTGGTGGAACTGGCACGCCGGGAACAACTCGGCCAACCTAAATGGCTGTTGCTGACACTGGTTTCCCTGCTGACAGGCTTTCTGATGCTGGCCAAGACCACCCCGGTGGTGTTGCTGGCCATCCTGGCCATCCTGCTGCTGCGGGGCCGTGTTGTTGAAATGGTTCTGGTAATCGCCGGAAACGTGATCGTTTATGGCGGGTACCGCCTGTTTCTTCTCGTGGAAGACATTCCCTGGTGGTCGGAAGGTATCCATAAGGCAAATTATGGTAAAATGCTGATAGAGCCGCTCCTTCAAGATGGGGTGACCGCCCTGATTACAAAAACAGGGGAGACTTTGTGGCCTTTTCTGGTCGCCTTA
This is a stretch of genomic DNA from Magnetococcales bacterium. It encodes these proteins:
- a CDS encoding methyltransferase domain-containing protein, with product MTSFHDLLCCPSCRGALSISPQSLDCPTCDTRYPVVDDIPILIRGMTPENLESRFTRYWDSTAKADLYDRKVEGGDDPFGVYNHESELYGITALCRADNLDLVLDAGCGNGRFMAGLGPESLAVGCDASLNLLRIARAKGRGAFHVCCELEHLPFRNDAFGSVISCRVLQHLVEQERAVSEMARVVRPKGDLILQVYNTWNLKTIYKNIRMSPMRKVFNWPFRKLFRSMSPFDDWGLDYDRYNSWVELSRWMGRSGLQRLSGRGVGFGYHKYFFQPFFIDAVLRNHAPNFLKGYYRFCAALERRIGSLPPFRYLLEKIAIRGSKP
- a CDS encoding glycosyltransferase, exosortase A system-associated; its protein translation is MRILHLFDHSLPLQSGYTFRSAAILREQRRLGWEVTALTGPRQNSGDRLEETVGEFTFLRTPAPRTGNDWLKPLLDIRAMKRRLREVIPLCRPDLIHAHSPALNGVAALGAAQGIPVVYEIRAFWEDAAVSHGTCRQGDLRYRLTRALETHVLRRAQGVAVICQGLKEEVLSRGGLDAERLVVIPNGVDVEAFPPRAMPDADPSRRGATLGFIGSFYAYEGLDTLIAAMPALLRVLPDTRLFLVGGGPEEEALRRQVAVLGLQESVILPGRVAHQEVGRYYDRIEIFVYPRQAIRLTELVTPLKPLEAMASGKLVAASDISGHRELIRHGSTGWLFPADDVAALADCLIRRIADRASWPQICRQARDQVVRERTWQVSVAGYEALYQRLFRLRDGKA
- a CDS encoding glycosyltransferase family 4 protein, which codes for MKILTFSTLFPNREQPAHGLFVEERLRHLLAGGRVESRVVAPVPWFPLASERFGRYGAFCRVPRFEERHGLRISHPRYLVIPRIGMHLTPWTLAAASWGSVRQVRREGHDFQLIDAHYFYPDGVAAALLGQRLGVPVVITARGTDVNLIPRDPLPRRRILWAGRQAAAVITVCQALREALIDLGMAADKITVLRNGVDPDHFRPMDRVMLRRELGLHGTVLLSAGHLVARKGHDLVIGALPFLPEVHLVIVGEGPERGALEQLALRLGVADRVRFAGLQPRERMPLWFNGADALVLASDREGWANVLLEAMACGTPVLATPVWGTPEVVNSPDAGYLWPERSVEALVETCRRWLATPTDRAAVRRHAEHFSWQATTRGQETLFRSILGYD
- a CDS encoding glycosyltransferase; protein product: MTDQAQPPVTLLLAVFNGADFLDAALRSVAGQTFGDFELLVVDDGSSDATPHLLRQWQRREPRLRCLTNPRNLGLTRSLNRGLAEARGRYLARLDADDIAFPERLQKQVAFLEAHPEVGLLGSNCLLLSTEGTPGKPGEVVSGDLAIRWEMLFQNPFFHSAVMWRRSLGLTYDESLPRAQDYDLWVRLLSRTRGANLTEPLVGCRRHDKRISVSHRDQQEEVALGLVQRQYRNLLPGESLSPQEASQLRSLACFVPRRLGEAEWAAMARLIRLFHAFAARYAGGAELSQVRRRLARRLLGMVSPGDIVALWRSGRLGPLLNLAPEMIPQRLLDPLRRRAARHR
- a CDS encoding putative O-glycosylation ligase, exosortase A system-associated; the encoded protein is MRDIILTLFIFAMLPICFMRPQIGLLMWTWISYMNPHRLTWSFAYEFRFNYIVAIATILGIFFAKDIAKKIPITNVTITWLFFVFWICLTTYFALSGKALWEWQRTMKIQAMILVTLLVIRDRKWIEALVWVIALSLGFWGVKGGLFTLLYGGSYHVYGPDDSFFGDNNTMALAILMAMPLLYYVYLRLDKPIYKIGMLVVMFLNLVTIIGTYSRGGLVGLMVMGLSMVWKTNRRFSILFILAIVAQLGFVFMPEKWQERMLGITMFSQEEVVAEDASVSGRINSWLFALNLVADRPILGAGFSAFTKANFDLYAPVKEVHDAHSIYFEVLAEQGIPGFTLFILLFVQAFLLGRRILRMVRSRPDLVWAKELASMVQNSLIGYAVAGAFLGMAYFDVPYHMTSVMVVLYLAVKKAVQTAPPPDVIPSRSKNDPTPFVSIFDPPRKPTPASGTTKPLSGR